CCATAGATTAACAACAATGTGAAATGACTAACCAAAAAACGCTAACTTAGCTAATGAaactggaagaagaagaaaatacaccatgtatgttttttttttcttcccgcaGATTGGACGGGTTTAAAGCTAGTGGTTTTAGGCTAGCACGAGACAACACATTCATTGCAATCATTCTTGGTGCCAACAACATCAAACAATTcttatttttgattgatgcaATTCAATGTAATactaaaaaaggaaagaaaacactTATTTTGTCATCATTGGCTCCCAAAAGTGAAATGGCAAGTTAGCAATGCAAGTGTGTGAAATCACCACTAGGGAGCAGCACTCTGCTTCTCATAGGACAAATTTGCTCAAGCCGTGCACCAGGGATCAATGAAatttcaatatataaaaaaaatcatacacaaGACACTTGAGTCAGAAGAGAAAATGAATGGCCTAACCATCCTCACACAATTTCATCTATAAAGCATCTACCTAACGCTGAGTACACAAATAACTATAAATTAGCttaattgaatcatttttcctttttcaatcaaattcagcaaatacgtcttcttttttcttcgTGTGAGATTTCGCAttcatttactgtaaaaaaaaaataaaaatctaactaTGTGCACACAACTAACCTAAATCAAATTGGGTGTCTCCATGAGTcaaagatattttttaaaatcacagaATTTTGTAGTTATAAATAcatcacttaactcattcactgccattgacggctattgacgtcaaaaattcatttgaacaatttctattagtttaacattatttcccatttttgttaacaagagtataaaaacctagattttttttttattgtattaaaacagatataaaatgtgtgattaatcgtgagttaactagtgaagtcatgcgattaattacaataaaaaataaaaaaattttaacaatcttttctttaaaaaaatttttttttttaaatgtttgctttttggtttaaaagaaaagattattaaaaaattagaggcatcAGGCGACCAAaatttatcgtaattaatcttaatgacttcactagttaactcacgattaatcacaaattttatatctgctctaaatgtaccccccaaaaaatctaggtttccatactattgttaacaaaaatggggggggatgttaaactaatagaaattgttaaaatggatgtatttaaagtctatagctatcaatggcagtgaatgagttaatgacaatcAAGGAAGAACTACAAATTATAATTCTGTTCAATCCCCAAGTGCAgcgaaatgttttgttttttttatttcccctcAATGTGGCCAGTACCCTTTACACACATGCTAATAAGCATAACGTGTCTTTAGCGACAGACGCTCTCCTGCATTCACAATATTCTATTCTGGGAACccggagacaaaaaaaaaaaaaagcagaatacagtatgtatacaACTTAAAGGTTCACAGAGTGACCTACATCATCGCACGCATTCAGCTGCCTTTCAAGCATCTGTTTCTCCACCAAGTCTTCCACTCGGCCGACCTCCACCTCGTCCACGTCGTCCATGAAACTGGCCCAGTCGGTGCCGCCGTCTTCACGCTCCATGGGCTCCGCCTGGCCGGCCGGGTGCAAGGGGGTGGAGTCGACGTGAGTGGTGGTCACGCAGTTGCAGCTGTCGCAGATGCCGTAGCGCCGGAAGCCCGGAGATACGCTGGCGCCGGAGAAGATTCTCCTGCAGCTCTTGCATGACATGGGCAATTCATGCCGATGGACCTGGTTGAGGGTTCGCGGACAGTTGGGAAATTATATTATTGAACAGTGTTCCCTCACATATTTGCAATTTCCTATTGGTAAATCTatgcactgattttttttttttttggggggggggaactatGTTCGAGTGAAGGGAGGcacttgaactcattcactgccattgacgggtattgacgtaaaaaaatcatttgaactatttctattagttaaaaaaaaaaaaaaaacttttgttaacaagagtatgaaaacctagaaaaaaaaatattgtacatttagaacagatataaaatttaggattaatcgtgagttaactattgaagtcatgtgattaattacaattcaaaattaggagcgtcgggcaattaaaatcgtaatcaattgcatgactttatgagttaactcacgattaatcaaaaatgttatatctgttctaaatgtacaataaaaaaattataggttttcgtactcttgttaacaaaagtggaaaaaaacagaaatagttcaaattaatttttgacgtctataaccgtcaatggcagtgaatgagttaattagccaTAAAATCACCTTTGTTGCTATCTATCATACTTAGAACCCTGTTTGGGGACAATGAGATTCAATTACTTGCACTTTGTCACTactaagcccttttcacactgcactcgctcAGTGTGAAAGAGTTGAGCAGTAATACGAAATGACCGGTTGCCagcgtgcccatatttggaagtgcctaccaagaagtaaaaaaaaaaaaaggggggggattTTGCCGCTGGTTAGACCGCACCTCGAGAAGatgcatttttaattgttaCAAAAGAAAGCCCTGACTTTGCTCATTTTAAGCAGCGGAGAAATAAATAATGGCTTGGCAGTAAGTTGGATAGTTTAATCATGCCGCTATTTGTAAATAATTTCACCAAAGTTACACTACATCACTCCGCCAGATCCTCTCCTATTTGAACACCACATACACAACGGATGGGCACTACTAAATGCAGTGCGAAAAAGGGGGTCCAAACTAACGTCGCAAAGGATTGTGGTAAAGTAGCAATTCCCTCTTAAATTTACTCTTAAAGTAAATCGGCTATCTTAGAAGCCTGTTATGGAAAGTTGAAAGGGCGATTCAACTCTTACGCTCAGGGCGTGGGTGCGAAGATGTTCCTGCCTGGTGAACCTCTTGCCACACATGGGACAGGGGAAGGGCCTCTCGCCTGTGTGACAGCGAAGATGCCGCTTCATGATTCCCTTCTGCTTGGCCGTGTACGGACAGAAGGGGCACTTGTGCAGTTTGACCGGAACCAGTAAGCTGTCACCTGCAGGATCGACCGGGCGGTTAAAATTCATTCGACACAAGTCATGATCACAGATTGCACCGAACCAATCAGGTTTGCTGTACCTGTGTCCTCTCCAATCCAATCAGACTGGATCTCCATGACAGATGAGCCCACAAAACCTAAACTGTCCTCCATCCGGCTCACTCCTAAAATGCTACCCGGTGGTCTTTGAGTCATGCGCTGGGCCCCTCGGTCCACCAGTGGGTTGGGGCCTTCACCCCTGGCCAGCATCTCCATCAGCTGCCTGGCACTAAAGGAAGAATTATAACCCATGGAGGAGCGCTCGGTGGTAAAACTTGGGGGAAGTGATCTACTATGATGAGCAACGGAAGGCCCGGGATATGACGCCAGGTCTTTATTGTCAGGAGATTCCAAAAGCTCCTCATCTGGGTCGTACTCTATCTTAGGGTTCACCAACTCGGGAGTCAAAGTTGAGCCGGACGTCGAGGAGAGGTTAGTCTGATCCGTGTGTGCTTTTGGTTTGTCGCTGCCTGAATGGTAGTTGGCGTCCACGTCTCGGCTCGGGCCTGGCGGGACGTTGCCCGGCATGTTCAAAGGGCTTCGACTTAGCTTTACAGAAGCTGCGTGTGCTTCCGTAACCTGCGAACGATGCTCCAGGGCCGCAACACCACTCGACTTGGACGCAGCGGGAGTGCCGCTGTCTGCAGGTCTGTATCGTCCTTCCTGTCCTGGATTGTGCTCCTCTGCTGCGCCCTCCCTGTCTTTATTGCATATTTCCAAAGAGGAGCTAATGTATTTTTTGCAAAGGTTCACCAGGTCGGTCATTTGCAAGTAGCTGGCCGCTGACATGACTTCGATGACACTGCTGCTGCTCAAGGCCAGCCGGCCAGAGTAGAGGAAGTCCAGGATGATGGAGAAGGCATCAGCCGTAACTATGTCTAACGACGCTGTGCTTTGGCGCTGTCCGTTATCCTGAAATGAGATCAACAGACAATTGACAAAATGGATTTAAAAGGCAGAGTTTCAAGTATTTGAATAGGGCTGCAaaagtttttcatttaacttatttagaattttgtaaTGTTAGAAACTTTCTCCAGTGCTAGGAATAAACCAGAAATTTAGACAATTTAAGGTTTGCTCCTAATAAGGACTTAGTTGTGCAGAATATATTGCAGCATAGAGCTAAATATCCATAAAATGGAACATCCTaagctgtactgtatatatggatcgATGGATAATTGACATCAATAAGAgattcaaagtcatttttgtttagaaagtGAACCAAAACGCTACCGCACCTGTAAATAGTGAACCAAAAGAGCCCTAAAGTAGCCGCTTCCCGCAAACAGGACATTGCGATGGGCCTTGAAGACGCGGCCCTCCACCAGGATGCTGCAGTCACAGAAGTAGCCCCGCTTGCGCTGCTCATTGAGTTCAAACAGAAGCTTGGGCAGGTAACAAGGCACCTCCATGACCAAATTTCAGTGGGCTCTGCCAGAGGGGAGGAAACACTTAATTAACTGGAGCGTAAAGGGAAATGAGTCACGTTAGTTTCAATTGAGTCACATtataaagaacaaaataaaacaattaacttGGCAAAGTTATtgtttcctgactttttttttttgcaaaccagTATGTATTGTGTGTTAATCAGATGCAGAGTTTGTGTGCAATTAAAGATGTTTTATTGCGCTAGACAGCGTGAGTCCGCTACAAGATGTTAGTATGAAACATTTCCATGTGGACTTGCATGAAAAACTGCAGCCACATAAAACAGTGTTTAAAGCCTTCATAAGCAGCAACGAACTCTGGAGTTGATGCATTTGCTCCACGTTGTCTTTGTTTTCAGGCTAACTAGCGCTGCTAACGCTAAATAGCTAGCAAAACCATATTCGTTTATTCGCACGCAACACCTTAAAGAGCgcgtgtaaaataaaaatacaatcaatCCGAATGACTTACTTGTCGATACCCTGAAAAAACCCTCGATGGTTGGCCGTGAACTTTGAAACATTAGATTGCTAATAccactgttttgttgtttttctgcgaTCGATGTACAAGAGAAACACTTCCGCCTTTAAAAGATTGACGTTTACGTTTAGCCAATCAGGAGTGACGCGGTCGTGGCTACAACCTCCGATTGGCGGACCAATTGCAAAAGCGAACAACAACTTCGATTAaagattaaataataaaataataataataatctaaaaaagaAACTATTGGTGGCTCAATGAATAGACACATTTAAatataacataaataaatgatagtaaagcccaaaaaaaagtaagtcttttgtttgaaaatttatttaacCTATCACATAGGTTATTAATTAACAATACATGTTAACAAGGATGGCATAACCTTATGTTGAGATAtcaaaattatgaaattacatgTGTGGAGCATAAAGTTAAACATTGtttcacatttaaagacatacaACAGATGCCCAATGGAGATTAATAAACACTAAAAATATATGCGGTTTGACGGCAAACTTTTCTGGTCATTTTCATGCTAGTCATTAGCTTTTATGTTATTATGCTTTATTTGTGTATGTTATTTAACTGACGGTATTGTTCATACTGAGCTGCCAACCCCAAAAagccaaaggaaaaaaaacattagatcTGTAACTTTGTGCTTAAGTAATGTTTTCCATTTTAGAGTGAAACTAATCTGCCTGGTTGCAAGaaacaaatgattaaattaCTATTCATTTGTTTGCCACATCCACACATCTCAACACATGGTTCTTTACTTCACTATATTTTCCTATGGCGTGCTGTGAGAAAACCACATTGATGCTATGACagtcccataaaaaaatatgaccaGGATGAATATTCAACCAACACTAATCTTGCTCTAATTAAGGGTTTCCCAAACTTTGTCAGCACAAGACCCAAAGAGAAGTTTGGATCCTCCCTGCCAGGGATGGCGCTACAAAAGGACTAGGGGGTGCTGTAGCCCTTTTAAAAATCTGTGTGGCCCCAGTTAAGTCCTCTAGTATTTAATTTCATATTCTAAAATATATCTGTAAATTATTTTATGGAATCTATGAGGAAGAGTCGTTCCTAAaaagtgtggaactgccaatgatatgtaaacatttttgactggtaaTTATGTTCGAATGTATTTGTGAGTACCTTTGAATGTATTTGTGAGTATGTCCGAACGTACTTGCGAATATAGTTCGAATGTATTTAAATGGGGGGTATCAatattagtgcgttcattttgagttaattaaaaaatccttaacgccacaattttttttttaaataaatttttgttaCTTGGCAAGCctactgggggaattctagtcacaacgcagcagacacgtccacgacaaaatttagcagtaataaatgtaataataatgatgcatatatttgtggagaatggggtcaagttgtatttgacaatttttaaaatgtgcagaatttcacaagttacttcaggttaaagattagaaagctttcaatatgaaaagaaaaatgcactgagctgtcaacaACATCGtacaaatgcaatcatgccatctagtggcagaaaaatgacctcatcacaaatcaatatcacactcgttttttactgtacagtacatcttttgaattttaactcaattttatgaattattattaactcaatcactgccatttacgactatagacgtcaaaaattcatttgaactatttttattagtttaacttttttttcccacttttgttaacaagagaatgaaaacctagaaaaaaaacagatagaacaaatataaaatcgtgagttaactattaaagtcatgtgattaattaaaaaatttaaaaaaataatcgcctgacgcccctaatttttaatactcttttcttaaaaaaaaaaaaaaatgtctaggttttcatgctctcgttaacaaaagtggggagaaaaatgttaaactaattagttcaaatgaatttttgacgtttataggcgtcaatggcagtgaatgagttaaattactgtatcaatgactaaaatacgCAGCCAAATTTTTagtagttaaatattttttccacttttatgttaacaaccgtatgaaaacatttagaagttataaaatttgcgattaatcgtgagttatctattgaagtcatgtgattaattacaattaaaaaaaataatttaaatacatttcaacatactcgccagtcaaaaatgtttactccacattggcagttccatgctTCTACTGTATACGTATTGTGCTATTtgtagattttgttttttttttaggagtggTTAGTGCGTATCTTAAAACGGCTTCTCTAATTGATCATTTGTTTACATGTTTCGTTACTACACCGAGCAACCTcttcaggacaaaaaaaaagaccaaactCGTGATTTACGACCAAAACTGCCTTCATGTATGCTTAGCATCCGCACTCATTGTGTGCGTCGGCCGCAGTCTGGCGCTGAGGGCCTGCAGCAGCACCCCTCGCTCCTTGTGGTCTGACGAGCACTCGGGCCTGCATTTTCCCAGGCTGAGACAACGCACCACGGTGGCAGCGCAAGCCACACTGGCAGCCTGATTAAAGACTCGGGACAATGGAGGGACCGCGGTGGCATTTTCCATTCCTAGCGCCGTctcccgggggggggggggggcaagtatGCGCCGTGAAACGTTTGAATGATCCCAGAATCTCTGGAATTCCGAGCGAGGCTCCGCGGCGAGGACCCTCGACCGGGGATCAAAAAGACCAGAACGCGGTGAGGTGGTTTGGTGGAGAAgcacacccacacaaaaaagCGAAACATTCACTGTTGTGGCTGCAGtttatttgtgatttttggCCAATGAGCAACAGGCATGTGGTGTGTATTGTCCTTTTATCTCTCATGGGCAATCACTGGGAGTCTAATACAGCAGGCGCCCCTTTTTATTCGGGAGACACCACTCTCCTCTCTTGTTCTCTCTGTAATTATCATTTCATGTTGTGAGAGCGACGGCCCGGCACATCTCACGCTCTTTTCATCACTGGCTGGAGAGGACGAAAAGAATTTGCGACTGAAATAAATCTGCCAgcctttttattattgtatatcGAGCACCACGGAGCCTTCTCACACCACAAACTTCCGGTAGCGAAGGGCCCCAAAAAACTGATGTCTTTGCCACAGGCGGATTGCCACGATCAAAGCCTGCTTGTGCTATATGCAGTTAGCCAAGAGCCCTCAGACGCTGACCTCAAACATAGCTCATGTCTGAGCGCAACACTGACTGTGTGTTTGCGGTACTTGCGAGGAAGATTGTGTAGCAATGGTTTCGCGGCACACGTGTTGCCTTTCAGCAAGATTTTTTCTCTTTCGTCTCTCACAAGTCCGCCTTTCATGTGAGCCTGTCGGCGCTGGCTATGAAATGTTGACTTGAATGTTGCGCTTTTAGCAGAAGTGGGGGACTTGAGTCGCGTGACTTGTAGACAATTTTAGGACTTTGGCtgacagaaataaaatgtgtgattaatcgtgagttaactagtgaagtcatgcgattaattacaattcaaattttaatcgcctgacgcccctaattttttataatcttttctttcttttttttttaaacgtaaggtgaataaaaaaaaattgttttcatgaatcacataacttcaataattaactcacgattaatcacaaattttatatctgttctttttttttctggagagctcagtattgttcattcggtaattttaccgatttggcatgtcatcatcattgctctcttttttaaaaaaatttttattaaaataatttttttattttttatttttattttgtatgtgtatgagtatgtgtatgtgcgtgtgtgcgagttctaaatgtacaatatatacatatatattttttaggttttcatactcttattaacagaagtggaaaactaatagaaatagttcaaatgaatttttgacgtctatagccgtcaatggcagtgaatgagttaagacaaAAAACATCTTCTCTGTAAGTGATAGTGATGATAAACATCAAAGCCTTGTCGCACACTCTGTATAATCTCTTCTGGGAACATTAAAAGTGTCCCATGAGTCCCGTTCAGCgatggcaagttttttttcggatgacttttttttttttctgagcttACGGCCGCTCCTCTGAGATGCCACGGGGGGTGACGTGTGGACGGATGCCTCCCTGATAATCGGAGGTGTTCCGTTATAAGAGGGATTTGAGCTACTAAGAGGCTGTCAGAGGGACTGTGTAAAACACAAACGCGTCACCCCTCCCTGTGGCATCCAACAACGCCGAGAGCAAAAGTGTATTTTGGATACATTCCTAACAATTTCTGCGGACTTTCCCTTCAGTCCTTCCATGGATTGCaccatgtggaaaaaaaaattaagagtcCTATTTCAGAGTTTTCAATATTAGCCCAGACGTAAAAGAGCGTAAGTCATTCGATTAAGCACAGTTGTTTTCATTTAtcactttttctttgttgtgtGTGGCCCATAAAAGATGAAATCTTGTATGTGATGTGCAAGTCACAATGAAGTGATTACGGGCCGGCGTGCCTTTGAGACATGGCACTGAGCGGCATTCTTCACGCTCTTAAAAATAGAAACCGTCTGCTTTTCCAATTTCACTCACTGGAGGACATTTAGGCATCTCCTTTTTTTAGCaaatagaaaaataacattctttCAGATGTTCTGCAGCATGTCCCTGTGATTTTATGATAGCATTCGACTAATGCGGGAACGGCGTGGGAAAGGCACAACGTTGCTTTTCATGAGCAAGGAAGCAAACATTTTGTGGAGCACCCCATAAGTGGAACAATGTGGCGttcaacaaaataatttggTGGGAAAATATTTCTGCAGTCAAAGTTGGCGTTTCCAAACGTTATCGATGAGTGCAAACAGCTGACTGACAAAAACATAAACGGAGAACTCGAACCAAGAGCTTCAGTAAGCTGAAACTCGAGCCCAGAAAGTCACACCAAGACCTGTATCTTGACGTCACgcactaggccacgccccttaaaagGGAAGACAACcttgacattttctttacaataataagtTGTATGCGCTCCCACTATTGCTacgattaatattgcgttagtggaatatgaattaagcagcaaattccacccattttatccatctctgcggacggccattttgtaaaaaaaaaaatctcaaaagcataaacacaaattatataattaaatattatgcCAAGCGGATGCTATCATAATTAGCATGTAGCTGCATTGACGAGCATGAATGGAAATTGTGATGCTTGTCAACAAGCGGCACATCATCACCGTCCTCCATTTGAGTTTTGTAATGTTACACGTGGAGACCCGCAGGGATCGGTACTTGACCCTCTACTgaaggggtgtccaaactttttcttccGAGGGCCACATAGAGCAAAATCaaaggatgcaagggccacttagatctttttttttaacttcatttgATCAAGTTCATCAAAAGTAGTCAAAACAGGCAATTGCgtagtttttttggttttgtgtttttgttgttgtgaaaaacaacgattaattacgattgaaaactttaatgacctgacgctccaaatttataataatattttcttttttctttttttattcattcactgccgttgacggctataaacgtcaaaaattca
The sequence above is drawn from the Vanacampus margaritifer isolate UIUO_Vmar chromosome 17, RoL_Vmar_1.0, whole genome shotgun sequence genome and encodes:
- the zbtb8b gene encoding zinc finger and BTB domain-containing protein 8B encodes the protein MEVPCYLPKLLFELNEQRKRGYFCDCSILVEGRVFKAHRNVLFAGSGYFRALLVHYLQDNGQRQSTASLDIVTADAFSIILDFLYSGRLALSSSSVIEVMSAASYLQMTDLVNLCKKYISSSLEICNKDREGAAEEHNPGQEGRYRPADSGTPAASKSSGVAALEHRSQVTEAHAASVKLSRSPLNMPGNVPPGPSRDVDANYHSGSDKPKAHTDQTNLSSTSGSTLTPELVNPKIEYDPDEELLESPDNKDLASYPGPSVAHHSRSLPPSFTTERSSMGYNSSFSARQLMEMLARGEGPNPLVDRGAQRMTQRPPGSILGVSRMEDSLGFVGSSVMEIQSDWIGEDTGDSLLVPVKLHKCPFCPYTAKQKGIMKRHLRCHTGERPFPCPMCGKRFTRQEHLRTHALSVHRHELPMSCKSCRRIFSGASVSPGFRRYGICDSCNCVTTTHVDSTPLHPAGQAEPMEREDGGTDWASFMDDVDEVEVGRVEDLVEKQMLERQLNACDDVGHSVNL